A DNA window from Pseudorasbora parva isolate DD20220531a chromosome 19, ASM2467924v1, whole genome shotgun sequence contains the following coding sequences:
- the LOC137047409 gene encoding uncharacterized protein, producing MEEYVQQVRTVLQRLIKHQLYAKAEKCEFHQSSVSFLGYIISPEGVAMDEKKVQAVLSWPQPATLKELQRFLGFANFYRRFIRNFSSVAAPLTAMTRGGNTKLRWSTDALQAFNALKSHFTTAPILHHPDPHLPFVVEVDASNTNAGEDSTVGHQRSNSPEY from the coding sequence ATGGAGGAATATGTTCAACAGGTCCGCACGGTTCTACAGCGTCTGATTAAGCATCAGCTCTATGCCAAGGCTGAGAAATGTGAGTTCCATCAGTCATCGGTGTCGTTTCTTGGGTACATCATCAGTCCGGAAGGAGTGGCGATGGACGAGAAGAAGGTTCAGGCAGTCCTGAGTTGGCCTCAACCTGCTACACTAAAGGAGCTTCAAAGGTTCCTGGGGTTCGCCAACTTCTACAGGAGATTCATCAGGAATTTCAGTTCAGTCGCTGCACCGCTCACGGCCATGACCAGAGGGGGAAACACCAAATTACGGTGGTCAACAGATGCTCTCCAGGCATTCAACGCATTAAAGAGTCATTTCACTACCGCTCCCATTCTACACCATCCTGACCCACACTTGCCGTTTGTGGTAGAAGTAGATGCCTCCAACACAAACGCCGGTGAAGATTCCACCGTCGGCCACCAGAGGTCGAACTCCCCAGAGTACTAA